Proteins encoded in a region of the Aulosira sp. FACHB-615 genome:
- a CDS encoding phage tail assembly protein: MTSIYTEFNFTLPRGLLDTEGNLHRQGVMRLATAKDEIIVQKNRAAQENVTYAAIVMLSQVITRLGDLTEITPSLLENLFSKDLAYLREFYNRINQQGDAEIPVQCPQCQTKFQVELALAGES, from the coding sequence ATGACAAGCATTTATACAGAATTTAATTTTACTCTTCCTAGAGGTTTATTAGATACTGAGGGGAATTTGCATCGCCAAGGTGTGATGCGGTTGGCGACAGCAAAGGATGAAATCATTGTCCAAAAAAATCGGGCTGCTCAGGAAAATGTCACTTATGCTGCTATTGTTATGCTCTCACAAGTAATTACTCGTTTGGGAGATTTAACAGAAATTACTCCAAGTTTACTGGAAAATCTTTTCTCTAAAGATTTGGCATATTTGCGAGAGTTTTACAATCGAATTAATCAGCAAGGTGATGCAGAAATTCCTGTCCAGTGTCCCCAATGTCAGACTAAATTTCAAGTGGAGTTGGCTTTAGCGGGGGAATCATAG
- a CDS encoding phage tail protein, with protein MADFPEILTNSRFYLELKLTGSQEPVDGYFMECQGFQTTQKVIEISEVTPQTWGKSGNTSGRIITTKIPGNISYSNIVLRRGLTISMTMWNWLAAVQESKWGDERRDGSLVIYNQAAEEKFRLEFKNAWPANYKINDVSASGSEHEIEEIEVVVEELKRVKVA; from the coding sequence ATGGCTGACTTTCCCGAAATTCTGACGAATAGCCGATTTTATCTGGAATTAAAGCTTACTGGTAGCCAAGAACCTGTGGATGGCTATTTTATGGAATGCCAAGGTTTTCAAACTACACAAAAAGTAATAGAAATTTCCGAAGTTACTCCCCAAACTTGGGGGAAAAGTGGTAATACAAGTGGTAGAATTATCACTACAAAAATCCCTGGTAATATATCTTATTCTAATATTGTGTTACGGCGTGGTTTAACTATTTCTATGACTATGTGGAATTGGTTAGCGGCTGTACAAGAAAGTAAATGGGGTGACGAAAGACGTGATGGTTCTTTGGTCATTTATAATCAAGCTGCGGAAGAAAAATTTAGATTAGAATTTAAAAATGCTTGGCCTGCTAATTATAAAATTAATGATGTGAGTGCCTCTGGTAGTGAACATGAAATTGAAGAAATAGAAGTAGTAGTAGAAGAATTAAAACGAGTAAAAGTAGCATAG
- a CDS encoding phage tail protein: protein MPELKPIAASNFYFEIDGMTDMAFSKIGGVKFEAKVKGQDKPLMSTKGGVTVRQINSAGFEGLFTIDVSTLMSGDSDSTSKKMYDWFKKCMPKTEKGEGKWADSKKTGAIVAYDTDGNEVMRWELKEAWPSQYKIGDLDVNGNDYIEETYTLTCENMNRKK, encoded by the coding sequence ATGCCTGAATTAAAACCAATTGCTGCTAGTAATTTCTACTTTGAAATTGATGGCATGACCGATATGGCTTTTAGCAAAATTGGTGGTGTCAAATTTGAAGCTAAAGTCAAAGGTCAAGATAAACCTTTAATGTCTACAAAAGGTGGCGTTACTGTCAGACAAATTAACTCGGCTGGATTTGAAGGACTATTTACAATTGACGTTTCTACCCTCATGAGTGGAGATAGTGATAGCACCAGCAAAAAAATGTATGATTGGTTTAAAAAATGTATGCCCAAAACTGAAAAAGGTGAAGGCAAATGGGCAGACAGTAAAAAAACTGGAGCTATAGTTGCCTACGATACTGATGGCAATGAAGTAATGCGTTGGGAATTAAAAGAAGCTTGGCCTTCTCAATATAAAATCGGAGATTTAGATGTGAATGGCAACGATTATATTGAAGAAACTTACACTTTAACTTGTGAAAATATGAATCGCAAAAAATAG
- a CDS encoding response regulator translates to MQNLTPMSSHRLIQKLHPLSLLAQLTSRRATGCLRVFTGSTSWSIHLEEGKLTYASSSDKVFERLDNQLRRLSLNIPSLNSATRVQMRLMFEPANENLSIPYPDYQAICWLVEQRYISSMQAATLVDELAKEVLESFLILKEGTYEFYPDSSWNELPKFCQLDLRLLVEYCQRQLRHRYHTQQPANVAKGSPVLPSINALSQKKTLTKNNNFDSGENGNQKHIKPRERNSLCTVACIDDSQTVLNSIKLFLDENTFSVVTINDPVKALMQILRSKPDLILLDVEMPNLDGYELCSLLRRHSAFKNTPIIMVTGRTGFIDRAKAKMVRSSGYLTKPFTQSELLKIVFKHIK, encoded by the coding sequence ATGCAAAATCTAACTCCTATGAGTAGTCACCGGTTAATCCAAAAACTACATCCACTATCTTTATTAGCACAGCTAACTAGTCGGCGTGCGACGGGTTGCTTACGTGTATTTACTGGTTCAACTTCATGGTCAATTCATCTTGAAGAAGGTAAACTGACTTATGCTTCTTCATCTGATAAGGTGTTTGAGAGGCTTGATAATCAGTTGCGGCGTTTGAGTTTAAATATTCCCTCGCTCAATAGTGCAACTCGCGTCCAAATGCGACTGATGTTTGAACCAGCCAATGAAAATCTGTCAATCCCATATCCAGATTACCAAGCAATTTGTTGGTTAGTAGAGCAGCGTTACATTAGTTCTATGCAAGCAGCTACTTTAGTAGACGAATTAGCTAAAGAGGTGCTGGAATCATTTTTAATTTTAAAAGAAGGAACCTACGAATTTTATCCTGACAGTTCCTGGAATGAACTACCAAAATTCTGCCAGTTAGACTTGCGTTTGCTAGTGGAATATTGCCAAAGACAACTACGACATCGTTACCATACCCAGCAACCAGCGAATGTTGCTAAAGGTTCGCCAGTTTTACCCTCAATTAATGCACTATCGCAGAAAAAGACATTAACCAAAAATAACAATTTTGACTCTGGTGAAAATGGCAATCAAAAACATATCAAGCCACGAGAAAGAAATAGCTTATGTACAGTTGCCTGTATTGATGATAGTCAAACTGTATTAAATTCTATCAAATTATTTTTAGATGAAAATACATTTTCAGTGGTGACAATTAATGATCCAGTTAAGGCATTAATGCAGATTCTCCGCAGTAAGCCTGACTTGATTTTGCTAGATGTTGAAATGCCTAACTTAGATGGTTATGAACTTTGTTCATTGTTACGTAGGCATTCAGCCTTTAAAAATACACCCATCATTATGGTGACTGGAAGGACAGGATTTATTGATAGAGCAAAAGCCAAAATGGTCAGATCATCTGGCTATTTAACTAAACCTTTTACTCAATCAGAATTGCTGAAAATTGTGTTTAAACATATTAAATAA
- a CDS encoding ATP-binding protein, producing the protein MQLQVNNYNYLMNELAVVRTLLENNQENLPLELNAKNNWNNAALNNLCRIFSLTDFERYILLLCVGMELDPNWGFSCTNAPGGVGKPYPNFMLATLVLPQAHWNALTPDAPLRRWQLIQIAEGSGLNLSPLRIDERILHYLLGLNNLDERLQGVVKFLETQNITHVNSHQILAEQLATTWANTRGETTLPIIQLCGDEVSSKKAIASTACQLLNLNLYIMSAGAITNLRTNEINDLLRLWDREAMLTNSVLLLDCEESDSNDAAKESAIARLMTNISSPLIIISRERRRCTQKPIIAIDVPKPTTAEQRIIWQNALGEVATTLNGHVDILVSHFSLSAATIHTVCTEAIGKSKLTNQLPTPHSPLPTPHSSLSTQHSALSTLLWDTCRSQARSRLDELAQPIESGVTWDDLVLPEAQRQVLRDIAAHVRQRAKVYEQWGFGNKGGRGLGISALFAGASGTGKTMAAEVIANELRLDLYRIDLSQVVSKYIGETEKNLRRVFDAAEAGGAILLFDEADALFGKRSEVKDSHDRHANIEVGYLLQRMESYRGLAILTTNLKASLDQAFLRRIRFIVQFPFPDVTQRNEIWQRIFPQQTPTQDLDFSKLAKLNVSGGNIRNIALNAAFLAADAGEAVEMKYILQAAKSEYAKLERQLTDAEVKGWI; encoded by the coding sequence ATGCAGTTGCAAGTCAATAATTATAATTATTTGATGAATGAACTAGCTGTAGTTCGGACTTTATTAGAAAATAATCAAGAAAATTTGCCATTAGAATTGAATGCTAAAAATAATTGGAATAATGCTGCACTAAATAATCTTTGTCGGATTTTTAGTTTGACAGATTTTGAACGTTATATTTTACTATTGTGCGTTGGTATGGAATTAGACCCAAATTGGGGTTTTTCATGTACCAATGCACCAGGTGGTGTGGGTAAACCTTATCCAAATTTTATGTTGGCTACATTAGTTTTACCTCAAGCACATTGGAATGCTTTAACACCTGATGCACCTTTACGACGTTGGCAGTTAATTCAAATTGCGGAAGGTTCTGGTTTGAATCTCAGTCCCTTACGAATTGATGAGCGAATTTTACATTATTTACTAGGGTTGAATAATTTGGATGAGAGATTACAAGGTGTGGTGAAATTTCTGGAAACTCAAAATATTACCCATGTAAATTCCCATCAGATTTTGGCAGAACAATTAGCAACAACTTGGGCAAATACTAGAGGAGAAACAACCTTACCAATCATTCAATTATGTGGGGATGAAGTAAGTAGTAAAAAAGCGATCGCCTCTACAGCTTGTCAGCTACTTAATCTTAATTTATACATCATGTCAGCAGGTGCAATTACTAACCTGCGAACCAACGAAATCAATGATTTATTGCGGCTTTGGGATCGAGAAGCTATGCTCACCAACAGCGTACTACTATTAGATTGTGAGGAAAGTGATAGTAACGATGCTGCCAAAGAAAGTGCGATCGCTCGTTTGATGACAAATATCTCCAGTCCCCTCATTATTATTAGCCGTGAACGCAGGCGATGTACCCAAAAACCAATAATTGCGATCGACGTTCCCAAACCCACCACCGCCGAACAACGCATCATCTGGCAAAATGCTTTAGGTGAAGTAGCCACCACCCTCAACGGTCACGTAGATATCCTAGTTTCTCACTTCAGCCTCAGCGCCGCCACTATTCACACAGTTTGCACAGAAGCCATAGGTAAATCAAAACTCACCAATCAACTCCCCACTCCCCACTCCCCACTCCCCACTCCCCACTCCTCACTCAGCACTCAGCACTCAGCACTCAGCACCCTATTGTGGGATACCTGCCGTTCTCAAGCGCGATCGCGTTTAGATGAATTAGCCCAACCAATTGAATCAGGTGTCACTTGGGATGATTTAGTTTTACCAGAAGCCCAACGCCAAGTTTTACGCGATATTGCAGCCCATGTCCGACAACGGGCTAAAGTCTATGAACAGTGGGGATTTGGCAACAAAGGCGGTAGAGGTTTAGGGATTAGTGCCTTATTTGCGGGTGCTAGTGGTACAGGTAAGACAATGGCTGCTGAAGTCATAGCTAATGAACTGCGTTTAGATTTATACCGTATAGATTTAAGCCAAGTTGTGAGTAAATATATTGGCGAGACAGAGAAAAACTTACGCCGCGTATTTGATGCAGCAGAAGCAGGCGGCGCAATTTTGCTGTTTGATGAAGCAGATGCCTTATTTGGTAAGCGTAGCGAAGTGAAAGACAGCCACGATCGCCACGCTAATATTGAAGTCGGCTACTTACTCCAACGTATGGAATCTTACCGAGGATTAGCGATTCTCACCACCAACTTAAAAGCTTCCTTAGACCAAGCATTTCTGCGCCGGATTAGGTTTATCGTCCAGTTTCCCTTCCCCGATGTCACCCAACGCAACGAGATTTGGCAACGCATCTTTCCGCAGCAAACACCCACCCAAGATTTAGACTTTAGTAAATTGGCAAAATTGAATGTATCTGGTGGTAATATTCGTAACATTGCCCTGAATGCCGCCTTTTTAGCCGCCGATGCAGGGGAAGCGGTAGAAATGAAATATATTTTACAAGCTGCTAAGAGTGAATACGCAAAATTAGAACGACAGTTGACAGATGCTGAGGTCAAAGGTTGGATTTAG
- a CDS encoding phage tail sheath C-terminal domain-containing protein has protein sequence MPRLDYFAPGVYVEEVDRGSRPIEGVSTNIAGFIGFTEDVRGDAELFKPMLVTSWNEYLEYFAKQGSDGYTDFDAYLPFAVNGWFLNGGGRCWVASIGTKLPGSQPPPPEETALKIRTSGNRPALSFALKPAEDDDDGGAEGRINVSVTESEPRPPENPEAEPPANTGEFFKVLISRNGEILEEYDHLSMNPQIDAAVGSYAVTALQDSQFVTVADLETPGQPLSRRPANGNYEVSPPPVVSTPDRFPRDVQGVRDDRTGMQGIFEIDEVTMIAFPDLMRAYQNGILDLDQVHGIMEAMVSMCENTAPNRMVVLDPPPCKGGGAAVPPTQVKPQHIAQWLSAFNRRSQFAALYYPWIKVPNPRNGGRPILIPPAGHMLGVWCRTDETRGVYKAPANDTPRGVIGLAYETNLREQELLNPLGINCIRTFPNRGIRIWGARTLVEPDNVQWRYISVRRLMSYIEKSVELGTQWVVFEPNDQDLWARVTRTVSNFLERLWREGALFGASAAEAFYVKCDSSINTHETMMLGRLYIEVGVCPVRPAEFVIFRFSQWSPNQ, from the coding sequence ATGCCAAGATTAGATTATTTTGCACCTGGTGTCTACGTTGAAGAAGTAGACCGAGGTAGTCGCCCCATAGAAGGGGTAAGTACGAATATCGCCGGCTTTATCGGTTTTACCGAAGATGTCAGAGGCGATGCGGAATTGTTTAAACCGATGCTGGTGACATCGTGGAACGAATATTTAGAATACTTTGCTAAACAAGGTTCTGATGGTTACACCGATTTTGATGCTTATTTACCTTTTGCGGTAAATGGTTGGTTCCTCAACGGTGGTGGACGTTGTTGGGTAGCGAGTATCGGTACAAAACTACCCGGTTCTCAGCCACCACCGCCAGAAGAAACCGCCTTAAAAATTCGTACCAGTGGGAACCGTCCTGCTTTAAGTTTTGCCCTTAAGCCGGCTGAAGATGATGATGACGGTGGTGCAGAAGGCAGAATTAACGTTTCTGTAACGGAAAGTGAACCGCGTCCGCCAGAAAACCCAGAAGCAGAACCACCCGCAAATACTGGTGAATTTTTCAAAGTCTTAATTAGCCGCAACGGTGAAATTCTAGAAGAATACGACCACTTATCCATGAACCCGCAAATTGATGCGGCTGTGGGTAGTTATGCGGTGACAGCTTTGCAAGATTCGCAATTTGTCACGGTTGCAGACTTAGAAACACCAGGACAACCCCTGTCTCGCCGTCCAGCTAACGGTAATTACGAAGTTAGTCCACCGCCAGTAGTTTCCACCCCTGACCGTTTCCCCAGAGATGTGCAAGGTGTGAGAGACGATCGCACCGGGATGCAAGGTATCTTTGAAATTGATGAAGTTACCATGATTGCTTTCCCTGACTTGATGCGGGCTTATCAAAACGGCATCTTGGATTTGGATCAAGTCCACGGCATCATGGAAGCGATGGTGAGTATGTGTGAAAATACTGCCCCCAACCGGATGGTAGTATTAGACCCACCCCCATGTAAAGGCGGTGGCGCGGCTGTACCTCCCACCCAGGTGAAGCCCCAGCATATTGCTCAGTGGTTGAGTGCATTTAATAGGCGATCGCAATTTGCCGCCCTCTACTATCCTTGGATTAAAGTCCCCAACCCCCGTAACGGTGGTAGACCAATTTTAATTCCTCCCGCCGGTCACATGCTGGGCGTTTGGTGTCGCACCGATGAAACTCGCGGTGTCTACAAAGCACCCGCCAACGATACACCCAGAGGAGTCATTGGTTTAGCCTACGAAACCAACCTCCGCGAACAAGAATTACTCAACCCTCTAGGTATTAACTGTATCCGTACTTTCCCCAACCGTGGTATCCGCATTTGGGGCGCTCGCACATTGGTCGAACCAGATAACGTGCAATGGCGTTATATCAGTGTCCGCCGCTTGATGAGCTATATCGAGAAATCCGTAGAACTCGGTACTCAATGGGTAGTATTTGAACCCAACGACCAAGACTTATGGGCGCGTGTGACTCGTACCGTCAGTAACTTCCTAGAAAGACTCTGGCGGGAAGGTGCTTTATTTGGTGCTTCGGCTGCGGAAGCTTTTTACGTCAAATGCGACTCCAGCATTAATACCCACGAAACCATGATGTTGGGGCGGTTGTACATCGAAGTTGGTGTTTGTCCTGTGCGTCCGGCGGAATTTGTCATCTTCCGCTTTAGTCAATGGTCTCCTAACCAATAA
- a CDS encoding Pvc16 family protein yields MIPAATQTLAKILAGGISLLSTEQIDFNHPGVKQNINPRLNLYCYNIQESVDKQQSNCQQPADKRKLFLLTPRWFELSFLVSAWDFTSLSEQRILSEALILLLHHHSLREEVLAPALRGHGELAMTVSAIHPLDAAALWNALGVPLRPALYVTLTIPLNLDSDFVTEPSLVDFSKPTKKV; encoded by the coding sequence ATGATCCCAGCTGCTACCCAGACTTTAGCAAAAATTTTAGCTGGCGGGATTTCCCTGCTCAGTACAGAGCAAATTGATTTCAACCATCCTGGTGTGAAACAGAATATCAACCCTAGACTGAATTTATATTGTTACAACATTCAAGAAAGTGTTGACAAACAACAGTCTAATTGTCAGCAACCGGCAGACAAAAGGAAATTATTCTTATTAACACCAAGGTGGTTTGAACTCTCATTTTTGGTAAGTGCTTGGGATTTTACCAGTTTAAGTGAACAGCGTATCTTATCCGAGGCATTAATACTACTTTTGCATCATCATTCATTACGAGAAGAGGTGCTGGCTCCAGCACTGCGCGGTCATGGCGAATTAGCAATGACCGTTTCTGCTATTCATCCTTTGGATGCTGCGGCTTTGTGGAATGCGTTAGGAGTACCATTGCGTCCAGCTTTGTATGTGACATTAACAATTCCCCTAAACCTGGATAGTGATTTTGTCACTGAGCCAAGTTTGGTTGACTTTTCAAAACCAACAAAAAAAGTATGA
- a CDS encoding phage tail protein — MPEYISNAKFYWEADGLTEILIQKISGMQMKMIVAGGDAPIGVTKDGKTQTQATIGGVECSEITIECVATADSKQLLDWYNKCHAEALSGGKSEGRKSRKLGKLSIYDGEQEKIQYEFTDVFPTSYGTGDFTAGSGDLLTETVTVGFTYFERKK, encoded by the coding sequence ATGCCAGAGTATATCTCTAATGCCAAGTTCTACTGGGAAGCTGACGGACTGACAGAAATTTTAATTCAGAAAATCAGTGGAATGCAAATGAAAATGATAGTTGCAGGTGGAGATGCACCTATTGGTGTCACCAAAGATGGTAAAACTCAAACCCAAGCTACTATCGGTGGTGTAGAATGCTCAGAAATCACCATTGAGTGTGTAGCAACTGCTGATTCTAAACAACTGCTTGATTGGTATAACAAATGCCATGCTGAAGCTCTTTCAGGTGGTAAATCAGAAGGACGCAAGAGCCGGAAATTAGGTAAACTTTCTATCTATGATGGCGAGCAAGAAAAAATTCAATACGAATTTACAGATGTCTTTCCTACCAGCTACGGAACAGGTGATTTTACAGCAGGTAGTGGTGATTTATTAACCGAAACAGTCACAGTTGGTTTTACTTATTTTGAAAGGAAGAAGTAA
- a CDS encoding DUF4255 domain-containing protein — protein sequence MSNHLAIATVTATLQRTLQASVQIDVDGARVTTLRPDRLNNATPEAGVNIYLYDILLNSAWRSADLRQRYSDEKYTKRQQTGLDLYYLLTCYGNDVELEPQRLMGSVVRTFNSKSILTQAMIQETVSDATLTFLADSNLAEQVEAIAISPVDLNIEEISKIWTVFFQTPYALSLAYKASVVLIDSGELPKKPLPVRNLQRHVTPYQPVIAQIKVVEEIAKIWQTQYAATSLILADSTLLIQGNKLSADITQVRIGDITTTPQDVTDKQITLNLATIPVESLRAGVQSLQVIHPQAKVNSNVVPFLLRPTILDITVSNVHGRGNEPRSADITITVNLNIEKTQKVTLVLTELSLTQFTGYSTEQTKNRRNSSNSITFAIHDCLPGSYLVRLIVDGAESLFTVDTDSNSPTFEQYIGPVVVIS from the coding sequence ATGAGTAACCATTTAGCCATCGCCACTGTCACCGCAACTTTGCAAAGAACATTGCAAGCCAGTGTTCAAATAGATGTGGATGGTGCGCGAGTGACAACCCTAAGACCAGACCGCTTGAATAATGCTACACCAGAAGCAGGCGTGAACATTTATCTTTATGATATTCTGCTGAATAGTGCTTGGCGGAGTGCTGATTTAAGACAACGCTATTCTGATGAGAAATATACTAAACGACAGCAAACAGGTTTAGATTTATACTACTTGTTGACTTGTTACGGTAACGATGTAGAACTAGAACCACAGCGCCTTATGGGTAGTGTTGTTCGCACCTTCAACAGCAAATCGATTCTTACCCAAGCAATGATTCAAGAAACCGTCAGCGATGCAACTTTGACATTTTTAGCTGATTCTAATTTAGCCGAACAAGTAGAAGCGATCGCCATTTCTCCCGTTGATTTGAATATCGAAGAAATTTCCAAAATTTGGACGGTATTTTTTCAAACACCTTATGCTTTATCATTAGCTTATAAAGCCAGTGTGGTGTTAATCGATAGCGGTGAACTTCCGAAAAAACCCTTACCTGTCCGCAATCTTCAGCGTCATGTTACACCATATCAACCTGTGATCGCCCAAATCAAAGTAGTAGAAGAAATAGCAAAAATTTGGCAAACCCAATATGCAGCTACATCCTTAATTCTGGCTGACAGTACATTATTAATTCAAGGAAATAAATTAAGCGCAGATATTACCCAAGTCCGCATCGGTGATATCACAACCACTCCCCAAGATGTGACAGACAAGCAAATTACCTTAAATCTAGCTACTATCCCGGTAGAATCTCTCAGGGCTGGTGTCCAGAGTTTACAAGTAATTCATCCCCAAGCTAAGGTAAATTCTAATGTTGTACCTTTCTTATTACGCCCGACTATTTTAGATATCACTGTATCTAATGTACATGGTAGAGGCAATGAACCGCGATCGGCTGATATAACCATTACTGTTAACTTGAATATTGAAAAAACACAAAAAGTCACTTTAGTTTTAACAGAACTTTCCCTCACCCAATTTACTGGTTATTCTACTGAGCAAACCAAAAATCGCCGCAATAGTTCCAACTCAATTACCTTTGCAATTCATGATTGTTTACCAGGAAGTTATTTAGTCCGTTTGATTGTAGATGGTGCAGAAAGTTTATTCACAGTTGATACAGACTCCAACAGTCCCACATTTGAACAATATATCGGGCCAGTAGTGGTTATTTCTTAA
- a CDS encoding DUF6760 family protein, whose amino-acid sequence MSSGVGFSGGIIGYPSDLLHEEVACIAFHFHWSLADIITLEHSERQRWVNEIGKIVQPE is encoded by the coding sequence ATTTCAAGTGGAGTTGGCTTTAGCGGGGGAATCATAGGCTACCCCTCAGATTTACTACATGAGGAGGTAGCCTGTATTGCATTTCATTTCCACTGGAGTTTAGCAGATATTATCACTTTAGAACATTCTGAGCGTCAACGCTGGGTGAATGAAATCGGTAAAATAGTCCAGCCAGAGTAA
- a CDS encoding sensor histidine kinase KdpD, giving the protein MRVATQKLTSQLPRPWLVNNLENKLPELNFYQICQLNIQQLKALLPNVAIWTVYYDLATEKRQIVAEYSTEDLCSVQMTQDDQTNSFTSGKFHPDFAYLQAETWWRDDLPVLQVTELAVSGVYHSYVCRISKQSLAIGEYILICTHKLLSAEQQQLLLGNAQILSNYLVICRERSQQQQEILALSQILGQAEHQLRNPLALINLYAENLRLALPEGSLQEQAILIRQTVDELSAKLTDLLYRGQRANLNLKKYNLQTITRECIKTLQHLLTEKNLTIQYPEEPVYVTVDNWQMKQVFDNLLGNAIHFSPTGGTITCNWCAYSHEVLIEICDRGSGIAPEDLKQIFKPYYSRRFGGTGLGLAIAQKIILAHQGNLWAENLPTGGAQFSFTLPHKSQK; this is encoded by the coding sequence ATGAGGGTGGCTACACAAAAATTAACCTCTCAATTGCCGCGACCTTGGTTGGTAAACAATTTAGAAAATAAACTGCCAGAGTTAAATTTTTACCAAATTTGTCAGCTGAATATTCAACAATTAAAAGCCTTGTTGCCAAATGTGGCTATCTGGACGGTTTATTACGATTTAGCAACAGAAAAACGGCAGATAGTGGCAGAGTATAGCACAGAAGATTTATGTTCTGTGCAGATGACACAGGATGACCAAACAAATTCTTTTACGTCTGGGAAATTCCATCCAGATTTTGCATATTTGCAAGCAGAAACTTGGTGGCGAGATGATTTACCAGTTCTACAAGTTACGGAATTGGCAGTATCCGGCGTTTATCATAGCTATGTTTGTCGGATAAGTAAACAGAGTTTGGCAATCGGCGAATATATATTGATATGTACTCATAAATTGCTGTCTGCGGAACAGCAACAGTTACTGCTGGGGAATGCTCAAATATTAAGTAATTATTTAGTGATTTGTCGAGAGCGATCGCAACAACAACAAGAAATCTTAGCTTTATCTCAAATTCTCGGACAAGCAGAACATCAACTGAGAAATCCTTTAGCATTGATTAATCTCTATGCTGAAAATCTGCGCTTGGCATTACCAGAGGGTAGTTTACAAGAACAAGCAATCTTGATTCGCCAAACTGTCGATGAGTTGAGTGCGAAATTAACTGATTTACTTTACCGGGGACAACGGGCAAACTTAAACTTAAAAAAATATAATTTGCAAACAATTACTAGGGAATGTATTAAAACTTTACAGCACTTACTAACAGAAAAAAACTTAACAATTCAATATCCTGAAGAGCCTGTATATGTCACAGTAGATAACTGGCAGATGAAACAGGTGTTTGATAATTTATTAGGAAATGCGATTCATTTTAGTCCAACTGGTGGGACAATCACTTGTAATTGGTGCGCTTATAGTCATGAAGTGTTAATAGAAATTTGCGATCGCGGTTCGGGAATTGCACCAGAAGATTTGAAGCAAATATTTAAGCCTTATTATTCTCGACGATTCGGTGGTACAGGTTTAGGACTAGCGATCGCCCAAAAAATTATCTTGGCACATCAAGGTAACTTATGGGCAGAAAATCTCCCCACAGGTGGCGCTCAATTTTCCTTTACATTACCCCATAAAAGTCAAAAGTAA
- a CDS encoding response regulator transcription factor, which translates to MNPKKEVISILLVDDEPHFRQGIRTLLNFYTSSSNIGLNVIGEAASVEQAVKLTVEQHPALILLDLELPPENGITALNRLGELSYNGKVLILSAHQQDEWIFRAMQAGACGYVFKDQLATQLCEAINTVINHQVYLPPAVATAFFRLFHYYTGNSLNFGNHCIHLTEREQEVLNWLVQGASNEQIAGHLYITVATVKAHLTAIFEKLSVTSRTQAIVKALKLGLVCP; encoded by the coding sequence ATGAATCCTAAAAAAGAGGTAATCTCGATTCTACTTGTTGATGACGAACCGCATTTTCGTCAAGGAATACGCACCTTATTAAACTTTTATACAAGTAGCAGTAATATAGGATTAAATGTAATTGGAGAAGCTGCATCTGTTGAACAAGCAGTAAAATTAACTGTTGAACAACATCCAGCGTTAATCTTACTAGATTTAGAATTACCGCCAGAAAACGGCATTACCGCCCTAAACCGTCTGGGAGAATTATCTTATAACGGCAAAGTATTAATATTATCTGCTCATCAACAAGATGAATGGATATTTCGTGCTATGCAGGCTGGTGCTTGTGGTTATGTATTTAAAGACCAATTAGCAACCCAATTGTGCGAAGCTATCAATACTGTCATTAATCATCAAGTTTATTTACCACCAGCCGTCGCCACTGCCTTTTTTAGATTATTTCACTACTACACAGGCAATTCATTAAACTTTGGTAATCATTGTATTCATCTCACAGAAAGAGAACAAGAAGTTTTAAATTGGTTAGTTCAAGGTGCTTCTAACGAACAAATCGCAGGACATTTATATATTACAGTCGCCACAGTCAAAGCACATTTAACAGCCATCTTTGAAAAATTAAGCGTCACCAGCCGCACCCAAGCTATTGTCAAAGCTTTAAAACTCGGTTTGGTTTGTCCATGA